GCAGGACGTGCGCGGGATAGATCTCGCCGTGCGTCATCACGGTGCGGTCGGGCCAGCAGTCCTCGTCGGCGAGCCACGCGTCCCACGCCTCGACGAGCGCCGGGGCGACGGCGAAGGCGTCGCACACCCGGGCGATGTCCTCGGCCCAGGCCCGCCGCACCCGTTCGGGGTCGCGGACCTCCACTCCCCCGGCCGCGGCCTGCTCGGCGGTGATCGAGTGCAACCGCGCCAGCAGCCGACCCAGCCGGACCGCGTAGTCCGGGTCGGCCGGGTCCATACGCCAGTCTGGTTCACCGGCATCGGTGAGGACCAGACCGGGCGCGCCGGGCAGGGCCGGATAGGCGACGAGGTCGGCCGCGCGGACCTGCCAGTCCGGCACCGCGATCCCGTCGGCGGCGAGTACCGGGGCGACCAGGTCGAGGATGCGGATCTCGGCGGCCATGCCGTCGGTGACGTCGGGGCGGCGCGGCACCCGCAGCACCCACCGGCGACCCTCCCAGTCCGGGACCAGGATCACCCGGTAGTCCAGCCCGGCCTCGTTCACCACCGCGTGCTCGGCGGACAGGCGCAGCCCGTGCGCCGCGGCCAGGGCGAGGACATCGTCGATCGCGGTCATGCGATCACCATGTCACCCACCCCGGCCCCGGAGCCACCGAATTACCGGACGCGGTATCTCGGCTCGCGTCACCGACGCGGTGTCTCGGCTCGCGTCACCGACGCGGTGTCTCGGC
This region of Rhodococcus sp. Z13 genomic DNA includes:
- a CDS encoding macrolide 2'-phosphotransferase; the encoded protein is MTAIDDVLALAAAHGLRLSAEHAVVNEAGLDYRVILVPDWEGRRWVLRVPRRPDVTDGMAAEIRILDLVAPVLAADGIAVPDWQVRAADLVAYPALPGAPGLVLTDAGEPDWRMDPADPDYAVRLGRLLARLHSITAEQAAAGGVEVRDPERVRRAWAEDIARVCDAFAVAPALVEAWDAWLADEDCWPDRTVMTHGEIYPAHVLLGEDGAITGVLDWTTARVDDPARDFVIQFGAAGPEMLQVTLDAYVDAGGRVRPGLVAQTQHLWEAAPIGYGLFALATGAEVDRATAAAMLDPGR